The Candidatus Margulisiibacteriota bacterium genome includes the window AGAGATCACCAGTTGCGAAGCTTTTATGTCTTCTTTGATCTGCGGAAGGACCTGGGACATGTTCTGCGGTTTAACCGCAAGAATTATTACATTACCGGCCCAAACTGCCCTGTTGTTGTCCTCGCAGGAAATGACCCTGAATTTTCGCGCAAGGCCTTTTGTCCTTTCGGCATCCTTGTCCGAAATATAGATGCGTCCGGGAAGATACAGTTTTTTCTTTATAATGCCTCCTATTATGGCCTCGGCCATTCTGCCGGAGCCTATAAAGGAGAGCTTTTTGCCCAAGGCCATCTCCTACATCCTATTGTGCAGAAGGTTGTCCTGTGAGGCTGCGCTTTCCTGTCCGGTCGAGGAATTATCCGAGATGGAAATGCTGCTCGGCGAAAGGAGAAAGATGGTGTCCGATATCTTTGTCATGTGCCCGTCTATGGCAAAAGCCGTTCCGCAGACAAAGTCTATGAGGCGCATTCCTTCC containing:
- a CDS encoding cell division protein SepF; the encoded protein is LDLGPIKPRSSKKASSSDYEIMLYEPRAYEDSLQISARLRAGDPVIVNLKYLDSSEGMRLIDFVCGTAFAIDGHMTKISDTIFLLSPSSISISDNSSTGQESAASQDNLLHNRM